The segment GTGATTTAGATAATGTCATTCCTTCCATATACTCAGTGCCTGTTGTAAATGAGTTCCTAGATGTATTTCCTGATGAATTTCTTGGAGTACCTCCTCCAATAGAGATTGACTTTTTtatcgacttagaacccgatactaaacAAATTTTGATTCCTCCCTACAGATTGGCTCCaactgaactcaaagagttgaattTGTAGTTGAAAGATCTAAccgataagggtttcattcagccgagcatatctCATTGGGGCGCTTctgtgttgtttgtgaaaaagaaggatgggaccCTTAGAATCTGTATCGATTATCGGAAGCTCAACAAAGTCAAACAATGAGTATCTAATTCCCAAAATAGTTGATTTGTTCTATCAGCTCCAAgtgtctagtttcttctctaagattgatctttgTTCAGGGGATCATCAGCTTAGGTTTAAGAatggagatatcccaaagacaaTCATTCGTACCCATTATGTTCATTATAAGTTCTTGGTtctgtcatttggtctcacgaatgcgccttttgcatttatggatctcatgaacaggGTCTTCCGTGAATACGTTGACACTTTCGTCCTAGGATTCATTGATAACATTCTCATCTCCTCTtggaccaaggaagagcatgaacaacactTGAGACTAACTTTGCAGGTAGTTAGACAATGTCAATTGTacgccaaattcagcaagtgtgaatttttgctTAGATAAATGACCTTCCTAGATCATATTGTGCCCGATCAAGGTTTAAAGGTGGACCGCAGGAAGACTAAGGTTGTTAAGAACTGGACAAAACCTTTTACTCCCACAGATATCCGTAGCTTCTTGGGATTGGTtggttactaccgcaggttcgtggagggcttttcttccattgctgccccacAAAAAACTTTGACTAAGAAGACCACATTTGAATGGGCGGAGGCATTtgagaagagtttccaagaGATCAAGGACAGACTAACTTCAGCCGGTACTTACTTCTCCTGAGTAGggtgagaattacactgtttattgagatgcatctagggtttgtttgggttgtgttcttatgcagggtggTATGGTGATAGCCTATGCATCCAGACAGCTCAatgttcatgagaagaattattccactcatgacctggagttCGCAGCTGTAGTGTTTGCACTGAAGCTGTGGAGGCACTACTTGAATGGAGTCCAtatggatgtgttcacagaccacaGGAGTCTCCAGTATGTGTTCACacagagggagttgaatctacgtcagtggagatggttggagctgttgaaggattatgacatgaatgttcaCTACCATCCAGGTTATTCTACTATTGTAGTCTatgctttgagcaggatgagcatgggaagtatAACCCACATTGAGGATGAAATAAAGCAGTTAGCGAAAGATGTACACAGATTGGCCAGACTAGGTGTGCGATTAGTTGACTTaactagtgggggtgtttcaagtcatcctagtacTGAGTCATCATTGGTATTTGATGTCAAGCAGGGTTAGCATCTagatcctgtgttgatggagatgaaggactcaatgttgataaagatgaatgagtctttcgcTTTGGGATGTGATGGCATACTTAGGTATCAAGACAGCCTCGAtgtaccagatgtggatgatttgcggacCACGATTGttgcagaggcccatggttcaagatattccatacatcctagttccaccaagatgtatcataatCTTAAGaagatttattggtgggatgaCATGAAGAAGGACAATGCAGATATgtggccaagtgtcctaattgtcagcaggttaaggcagaacatCTTAAGCCTGACCGTCTTACTCAAATTATTGAGATTccgacttggaagtgggaggccattaatacggactttgtggttggtatTCCGAGGACTAGGATATAgaatgactccatatgggttattgcggacagattgactaagtctaCCCAATTTTTCCCTCtgaagtctacttacaaagaCAAGGACTATGCAAGACTCTACAgagatgagattgtgagatggcatgggatttcTCTATCTATTATTTCGGATGAAGGAGCTCAATTTACTTTACATTTCTAGAGATCATTCCAGAAAAGCTTAGGCACGCAGGTAAATCTTAGGACtgtttttcatcctcagactgatgggcaggcaaAGCGCACCATTCAAACATTGGAGGACATATTCAAAACGTGTGTGATTTACTTCAGGGGTAGATTGGATGACCATTTGCCTTTGacagagttctcgtataataatagctatcactcaaacATTAAGatggcaccgtttgaggcaCAGTAtcgtaggaggtgtagatctccagttgggttgttcgaggttggagattaatctattttgggtccagaaatcattcatgaggccttagagaaggttagAGTGGTTAGGGACAGGCTGACTACTGCTTACAGTCCacaaaagtcatatgcagataatagAAAACGAACCTTAGaatttgatgttggtgaccagTTCTATCTGAAGGTATAACCTATGAGGGGGTGATGAGGTTCGGCAGGAAGGAAAAGTTGAGTCTGAGGTATGTTGGGCCTTACGAGATCCTACAATGTGTTGGTAAGG is part of the Solanum lycopersicum chromosome 1, SLM_r2.1 genome and harbors:
- the LOC138341736 gene encoding uncharacterized protein codes for the protein MEMKDSMLIKMNESFALGCDGILRYQDSLDVPDVDDLRTTIVAEAHGSRYSIHPSSTKMYHNLKKIYWWDDMKKDNADMWPSVLIVSRLTKSTQFFPLKSTYKDKDYARLYRDEIRSFQKSLGTQVNLRTVFHPQTDGQAKRTIQTLEDIFKTCVIYFRGRLDDHLPLTEFSYNNSYHSNIKMAPFEAQYRRRCRSPVGLFEVGD